From a region of the Agromyces ramosus genome:
- the ccsB gene encoding c-type cytochrome biogenesis protein CcsB, translating into MSLDEISVLLVYSAMAVYALAFIAYAIDLSKRSVAGANAASADAAARVSSVAAPVGAAAGAGGAGSARPGATGATNAPATVSPRPAGRFAAGASVAYGRSPALRVGVALTVVAWALHLTADVLRGVAAGRVPWANMYEFALTGTLIITTVFLAVVVIAKHDLRFLGTFVVGLVLVLLGVASVNFYVSPIPLPPALQSVWLVIHVFVASASVGFFALGFALSVVQLMQSRREALAATAKAAKLTFLATLPDSITLENLAYRVNIIGFILWTFTLMAGSIWAEKAWGRYWGWDTKEVWTFIVWVVYAGYIHARATRGWRGSRSAWLAIIGFSTVLFNFTIVNLFFKGLHAYSGL; encoded by the coding sequence ATGTCGCTCGACGAGATCTCCGTGTTGCTCGTGTACTCGGCCATGGCCGTCTACGCGCTCGCGTTCATCGCCTACGCGATCGACCTGTCGAAGCGGTCGGTCGCGGGTGCGAATGCGGCGTCGGCGGATGCCGCGGCGCGCGTCTCGTCCGTCGCAGCGCCGGTCGGGGCGGCCGCGGGCGCCGGCGGTGCCGGCAGCGCACGTCCCGGCGCAACGGGGGCCACGAACGCGCCGGCCACGGTCTCGCCGCGACCGGCGGGCAGGTTCGCGGCGGGAGCATCCGTCGCCTACGGCCGTTCGCCGGCACTACGCGTCGGCGTCGCACTCACCGTCGTCGCGTGGGCCCTGCACCTCACCGCCGACGTGCTGCGCGGTGTCGCGGCGGGCCGGGTGCCGTGGGCGAACATGTACGAGTTCGCGCTCACCGGCACGCTCATCATCACCACCGTCTTCCTGGCGGTCGTCGTCATCGCGAAGCACGACCTCCGCTTCCTCGGCACCTTCGTCGTGGGCCTCGTGCTCGTGCTGCTCGGCGTCGCGAGCGTCAACTTCTACGTGAGCCCGATTCCGCTGCCGCCGGCGCTGCAGTCGGTGTGGCTCGTCATCCACGTGTTCGTCGCCAGTGCGTCGGTCGGGTTCTTCGCGCTCGGGTTCGCGCTCTCGGTGGTGCAGCTCATGCAGTCGCGGCGCGAGGCGCTCGCCGCGACGGCCAAGGCCGCGAAGCTCACGTTCCTCGCGACCCTGCCCGACTCGATCACGCTCGAGAACCTGGCGTACCGCGTCAACATCATCGGGTTCATCCTCTGGACCTTCACGCTCATGGCCGGGTCGATCTGGGCCGAGAAGGCGTGGGGCCGCTACTGGGGCTGGGACACCAAGGAGGTGTGGACCTTCATCGTGTGGGTGGTCTACGCCGGCTACATCCACGCGCGGGCGACGCGGGGCTGGCGCGGCTCCCGCTCGGCGTGGCTCGCGATCATCGGCTTCTCGACCGTGCTCTTCAACTTCACGATCGTCAACCTCTTCTTCAAGGGCCTGCACGCGTACTCGGGCCTCTGA
- a CDS encoding ATP-binding protein — translation MTLLERERELAELGDAVHAAIEGSGCVLLVHGEAGIGKSSLVGALRDRPPSGSRVLIGACDALSTPRTLGPLRDLTPYVGARLGDALRAGDREEVLTALHEELTSTPGTVLVVEDVHWSDEATLDVLRFLGRRIDELRTVLVLTYRDDELDRDHPLARLLGDLRVNVRHLPLRRLSAAAVSELVSDSSVDAERVYALTDGNPYFVSEIIASADAAQVPRTVVDAVTARLRRLDHTTQAHVEQLAVVPSVVGVSELAHLVPGGSGALAAAEEAGLITVRPEGVQFRHELTRRAIVDALPASRRIELNAQVLTMLLEVGGDPGRIVSHAVEAGDVDAIVHWAPRAARDATVSGARRQAVEHYRAALAHPERFGAAERTELLEDFAIELHMLGRGFDAVDAQMEVIRMRREQGEPAALGASLRWLSRFHWLAGDRSAAEAAAGEASTVAAGADDRGLLAIALSNEAQLAMLAHDIPRTIDLATRAISLAQDADEPGALSHALNNLGTAHMLQNNDDGIDELLEAADIAIASNHMYDAARAHVNLVWSLLEQYRLDLAERYLQPALELSERTEVVALWAYQRVEQARLHLARAQWDEAVAAAGHTGESLPQPHCVALMVIGLARIRRGDPAGEATLEEASRLAERLGELQRTGPAAAARAEAALLRGDLRAARSIARPAYDEVVRLQNGNLQAELASLLRRAGEVVEVPEGDFPFAVQARGDWKRAAELWRANGCPYHEASALAESPHESDLLAALAILDRIEALPLARRVRAILRERGARSIPRGPSSLTRGNPAGLTARQVEVLRLVAEGRTNAEIADRLVLSVRTVDTHVAAVLAKLGVATRAEATRLAPDVLEPAG, via the coding sequence ATGACGCTGCTCGAGCGCGAGCGTGAACTGGCCGAACTCGGCGATGCCGTGCACGCCGCGATCGAGGGCAGCGGCTGCGTGCTGCTGGTGCACGGCGAGGCGGGCATCGGCAAGTCCAGCCTCGTCGGCGCGCTGCGCGATCGGCCTCCATCAGGGAGTCGCGTGCTCATCGGTGCCTGCGATGCGCTGTCGACTCCGCGCACCCTCGGGCCCCTGCGCGATCTCACGCCGTACGTCGGAGCGCGTCTCGGCGATGCCCTGCGTGCGGGCGACCGTGAGGAGGTGCTCACGGCCCTTCACGAGGAACTCACCTCGACGCCGGGCACCGTGCTCGTCGTGGAGGACGTGCACTGGTCCGACGAGGCGACCCTCGATGTGCTGCGCTTCCTCGGCCGACGCATCGACGAACTGCGGACCGTGCTCGTGCTCACCTACCGCGACGACGAGCTCGACCGCGACCACCCGCTCGCGCGACTGCTCGGCGATCTCCGCGTGAACGTGCGCCACCTCCCGCTGCGGCGGTTGTCGGCGGCCGCCGTCAGCGAGCTCGTCAGCGACAGCAGCGTCGACGCCGAGCGGGTGTACGCCCTGACGGACGGCAACCCGTACTTCGTGAGCGAGATCATCGCATCGGCGGATGCCGCACAGGTGCCACGCACGGTCGTCGACGCAGTGACGGCCCGACTGCGCCGCCTCGACCACACGACGCAGGCTCACGTGGAGCAGCTCGCCGTCGTCCCCTCGGTCGTCGGTGTCTCGGAGCTCGCGCATCTCGTGCCAGGCGGATCCGGCGCGCTCGCCGCGGCCGAGGAGGCGGGACTCATCACGGTGCGACCCGAGGGGGTGCAGTTCCGCCACGAGTTGACGCGACGGGCCATCGTCGACGCGCTGCCCGCGTCGCGACGCATCGAACTGAACGCCCAGGTGCTCACGATGCTGCTCGAGGTCGGCGGCGATCCCGGCCGGATCGTCTCCCATGCGGTGGAGGCCGGCGACGTCGACGCCATCGTGCACTGGGCACCGCGGGCCGCCCGCGACGCAACGGTCAGCGGAGCGCGTCGGCAGGCGGTCGAGCACTATCGGGCCGCCCTCGCCCACCCCGAGCGCTTCGGCGCGGCCGAGCGCACCGAGCTGCTCGAGGACTTCGCGATCGAGCTCCACATGCTCGGCCGGGGATTCGACGCCGTCGATGCTCAGATGGAGGTCATCCGCATGCGGCGGGAGCAGGGTGAGCCCGCTGCGCTCGGCGCAAGCCTGCGCTGGCTTTCTCGCTTCCACTGGCTCGCGGGCGATCGTTCCGCTGCCGAGGCGGCGGCGGGCGAGGCGTCGACCGTGGCCGCGGGGGCGGATGATCGCGGACTGCTGGCCATCGCGCTGAGCAACGAGGCGCAGCTCGCCATGCTCGCCCACGACATCCCGAGAACCATCGATCTCGCCACCCGCGCCATCTCACTCGCACAGGACGCGGACGAGCCGGGTGCGCTCTCGCACGCGCTCAACAACCTCGGCACCGCGCACATGCTGCAGAACAACGACGACGGGATCGACGAGCTCCTCGAGGCCGCAGACATCGCGATCGCATCGAACCACATGTATGACGCAGCACGCGCCCACGTGAACCTCGTCTGGAGCCTGCTCGAGCAGTACCGACTCGACCTCGCGGAGCGCTACCTGCAGCCCGCCCTCGAACTGTCGGAGCGCACGGAGGTCGTCGCGCTCTGGGCCTACCAGCGGGTCGAGCAGGCGCGGTTGCACCTCGCGCGGGCTCAATGGGACGAAGCGGTGGCAGCCGCCGGGCACACCGGCGAGTCCCTGCCGCAGCCGCATTGCGTGGCGCTCATGGTGATCGGCCTTGCCCGAATCCGCCGAGGTGACCCTGCCGGAGAGGCGACGCTCGAGGAGGCGAGCCGGCTGGCCGAGCGCCTCGGCGAGTTGCAGCGCACCGGCCCCGCCGCTGCCGCCCGCGCGGAGGCGGCACTCCTGCGCGGCGACCTCCGCGCTGCACGGTCGATCGCCCGGCCTGCGTACGACGAGGTGGTGCGCCTGCAGAACGGGAACCTGCAGGCCGAGCTCGCGTCGCTGCTTCGCAGGGCAGGTGAGGTCGTCGAGGTGCCCGAGGGTGATTTCCCCTTCGCCGTCCAGGCGCGGGGGGACTGGAAGCGGGCGGCAGAACTGTGGCGGGCGAACGGATGCCCCTACCACGAGGCCTCGGCACTCGCCGAGAGCCCACATGAGTCGGACCTCCTCGCGGCGCTCGCGATCCTCGACCGCATCGAAGCCCTGCCGCTCGCCCGGCGTGTGCGGGCCATCCTGCGGGAACGCGGGGCGCGAAGCATCCCGCGGGGACCCTCATCACTGACACGTGGGAACCCGGCCGGCCTCACGGCGCGGCAGGTGGAGGTGCTGCGGCTGGTGGCCGAAGGACGCACGAACGCCGAAATCGCTGACCGGCTGGTGCTGTCGGTCCGCACGGTCGACACGCATGTCGCCGCAGTGCTCGCGAAGCTCGGCGTCGCGACGCGTGCCGAGGCGACGCGGCTCGCGCCCGACGTGCTCGAGCCGGCCGGCTGA